CAGGCGCCGGGGGCTCGCCAACGCTTCAGGGCAAGCGCCGGTTTTCTAGCGGTCACCACATGACTTGAAGGTGAACCCTTCAGGTCATATGGGGCAAGCGGACTTGCAAAGCTGCGGGGCAGAGCGAGCGAACGCGACAGACACCGGTTGGCTTGGCGTTGAGGGGAATGCTTTCCGCCCCTCAATGGAACGGAAGACCGCTGTCACAGCCTCACACAGAAACGACCAGCACGGCTTCGCGCTGGTCGTCTGCTGGTGGTGAGGGCCTGGGTCTGCCCCCCTCTTTACGCCGGACTGGGTTGAACGCGCAGGTCGGAAGTGGGCTGCTCGTCGTGCGCGGGCAGGGGGCCCAGGGCCACGCGGTTGCTGCCCTCGCGCTGCAGGCTCAGGCAGGTGTCCTCGGCTTCGCGCAGCAGGCTCAGGCCGCTGCGGTGGTCGTCGTAAAAGGCCAGGCCCATCGTCACGGTCACGTTATGGCCGTCCACCGGGCGGGAGGCCACGCGCAGGCGCAGCCGCTCACACAGGGCGCGGGCCGAGCGGGCATCCGCCGCGCGCAGGGCCAGCACCAGCTGGTCATCGCTGAGGTAGCCCAGCATGTCCTCGTCGCGCAGGGCGCCCTGCAGCACCCGGGCCACATGGGCCAGCCGGCGGGCGTCGCCTGGGCCGCCAGCACCCGGCACCGGCGCGTCCAGCGCGATCACCACCACGCCCAGGCCCTCGGGGCGGCGGGCCACGGCGCCGTCCAGCCAGCGTTTCATGGCGGCGTTGCCGGGCAGCCCCGTCAGGGCGTCGCGCTCGGCCTGCCCGTCGCCCAGCAGGTCGCGGCGCAGATCGGCCGTGACCCGGCGGGCGGTGGTGTGCTGCCCCACCAGCATCACCGCGCCGGCCAGCAGCAGTTGCAGCGTGGCCCCCACCACCGGCTGCTGCGCCGCGCCGGGCACCTGCAGCACATAGGCCGCCAGCAGCGCCGCTGTACTGCCCAGCGCCAGCACGCTCAGGGGCAGGCTGTCACGCCGCCCCAGCATCCACAGGTGCGAGGCCAGGGTGACCGCCGCCCAGGGCCCCAGGGTGCCCAGGGCCTGCAGCTGCCCCTGTTCGGGCACCCGGAACAGCACATGCCACAGCTGGCTCAGCACGTAGCTCCAGGCCACCGCCAGCAGCAGGCCGTGCAGCACCTGCAGCGGCGCGCGGGTCAGGGCGGTGACCGCCAGCAGGCCCACCACCAGGGCGCAGGTAACGGCCAGGGTGGCGTGCTCAAAGGCGTCCATCGGCATGGACGCCAGCTTGAGCAGCATGGCGCCCAGCACCACCACCAGCACATGGGTGCTCAGCAGGCGACGGTCAAGGGTGCCCCCGCCCAGGACAGGACAGGCTGCTCGCCGGGCGGCGAGGTCAGGCAGGAAGCGGCGGGGAGAGGGGCGCATGGTAAGGGCAGTTCACCACGCCGCCTCTCACCGCCGCCTGACAAGTGCGGTTTTGAAGTGCCCCCGGCACCCTGAGCGGGCCTTCATGCTCTGGGGAGGGGGGGGGTGACCTGCACGCCCGCCGCCTCCAGGGCCGCGCGCAGGTCGCGGGCCAGTTCGGCGGCCTCAGCGCCGTCGCCATGCAGGCACAGGGTCTGGGCGGGCACCGCCACCACCTCGCCGCTGACCGCCAGCGCGTGCCCCTGGGTGGCAAGGCGCACCCCCTGCGCCACCGCCTGGGCATGGGGCAGCAGGGCGCCGGGTTGACTGCGCGGCCACAGCTGCCCGTCTGGCGCGTACCCCCGGTCGGCAAAGCCCTCGCCCAGGGCGGTCAGGCCCAGGGCCTGGGCCTCGCGCAGCATCACGCTCTGGGCCCCGGCCAGGCCGAAATACAGCGGCAGGCCAGCGTCGGCCGCCGCCTGGGCAATGGCGCGGGCCAGGGCCGGGTCTGTGGCCGCCATGTTGTACAGCATGCCGTGGGGTTTGACGTGGGCCAGCGCCACCCCCTCGCGCGCCGCCACCGCCTTGAGGGCCTCGATCTGGTCGCGCACAAAGGCCGTCACGTCCGCCGGCGCAAAAGTCATGGCGCGGCGGCCAAAGCCCTCGCGGTCGGGGAAGCCGGGATGGGCTCCGGCCGCCACCCCAAAGCGCGCGGCCAGGCGCAGGCTGTCACGCATGGTCTCCAGGTCGCCCGCGTGGCCGCCACAGGCGATGTTGGCCGAGGTCACCGCCGCCATCACCGCTTCCTCGTGCGCGCTGCCCTCGCCCAGATCGGCGTTCAGGTCCATTGGCATGCGGTCAGCATAGCCCCCAGGCGGTGGGTCGGCAGAAGAGAGGCGGTTCGGGGGCGGGGTGAAAAGAGGCAACGCGGCGTTCTCATTGATGGGGATGCCGGTTGGTGCGGGCCCCTGTGCTCAGAGCGAAGCCCAGAGCCGCCCCGGGTTTCCCGTGAAGGACTGTGGGGCGGATGAAGTGTGGAGAGCATTCAGGGGGCGCCGGTGGGGCCCAGAGTGAAACGAGTTACCGACCTCAGACCGAGGCGAAATGCAGGCGCAGCGCCGTTTCGGCTTGCCGCAGCGCCTGTTCCTGGGCCATCAGCGCCTGCCGCGCCACGGCGAGGGGCACCGCCTCAAACTGCAGCGTGTCCCCGGGGCGCAGTTGCCCCAGCCGGGGCTGGTCGGCCTGAATCACCACCAGGGGGCTGGGATAGCCGCCGTGGGTGCCGGCGTCGGGCAGCAGCAGGATGGGGCGGCCATCCGGGGGGAGCTGCACCAGCCCTGGCACGTTGGGCACGCTGGGGCGTGTGGGGTCGTGCGGGGCCGGCACCGCTTCGGTCAGGCGCACGCCCATGCGGTCGGCCTGCGGGGCCACGGTGAACACCGGCCCACAGAGGTGGCCTTCCAGGGCGGGGGTCAGGTCCGGGGTGGGCAGCACCCGCAGGCGGTGGTGGGGACCGAAGGGGGTGCGCACCTCGGGCGAGGGGAGGGCCCGTGGGGCCGGGGCCAGGGCCGCCGCGCCCCAGGTCAGCCGGTCCCCGGCGCGCAGGGCGCGGCCCTCCAGGCCCCCGAACCCGCTGCGGGGGTCGGTGGCGCGGCTGCCGAATACCTCCTGGCCGTCCAGCCCACCCCGAACCGCCAGGAAGGCGCGCAGCCCAGCGGGCGTGCCGCGCACGTCCAGCGTCTGCCCGGCCTGCACGGCCACGGCGCGCCACAGGGGCAACGGGATGCCGTCCAGCGTGGCCCCGAACGGCGCCCCGCACAGGCTGACCAGGGCCGGCGCTTCAAAGCGCAGCGCCGGGCCCAGCAGGGTCAGTTCCAGGCCCGCAACGGTGGCGGGGTTGCCCACCAGGGCGTTGCCCAGACGCCGCGCGGTGGAATCGGCCGCGCCGCCGCCCGGCACGCCCAGCGCCCGAGCCCGGCGGCCGGCGTCCTGCACGGTGGTCTGCAGCCCGGGGCGCAGCACCACCAGGGCCCGCGATGGCTGGGCCGGCTCAGCCACGCTGGGCCTCCAGGCGCACCCGGTCGCCGGCCCGCCACGGCACGGGTTCGGGGCGCGACAGGTCAAAGGCCTGGAACGCCGTGTGCCCCACCAGGCGCCAGCCGCCCGGCGTGGCGCGCGGGTAGACCCCGGCCCAGGGCCCCCCCAGGGCCACGCTGCCGGCCGGCACCTGCTCGCGGGGGGCGGCCAGCCGGGGCATCTGCAGGGCAGGCGGCAGGCCAGTCAGAAAGGCAAAGCCGGGGGTGAAGCCCAGGAAGGCCACCTCGAAGGTCAGCGCACACAGCGCCTCCACCAGCGCCGCCTCGCTGAGCCCGGCGTGGGCCGCACACCAGGGCAGATCAGGGCCACTGAAGGTCACGGGCAGGGTCAGTTCCCGGGCCGGGGGCGCGGCCTCGGCGGTCAGGGTGCTGTACGCGCTACGCACCACCTGTTCCAGCCTCGCAGCGTCGGTGTGCAGGGGGTCAAACAGCAGCGTGACCTGCCCCAGCGCGGGGGCGGCGTCCAGCAGGCCGGGGGGTGGCTGCCGCCAGAGCCGGGCCAGCAGGGCGCGCGCCGCTGGGGTGCGCACCACCAGCGCCGCGTCGCCCAGGGGCTCGAAGGTGGGCGCGGACATGGCCGCAGCATAGCCGGGGGCGGGCCGCTAGGCTGTGCCCATGCGTTCCCGCATTGTTCGCGCCGTGGCGGTGCAGCCCCAGTGGCATGCCAGCGACTTCGTTTCGGCCCCGCGCTTTCGCCAGTGGCTGCGCGCGCAGCTGGACGCGGCCCGGCCCCACCTCGCCCCGGACCGCCCGAATCTGGTGGTGCTCACCGAACTGAACGGGCTGCCGCTGGTGCTGCGCGGCGGGGGCTGGGCGCTGCGGCTGGGCACCTTTCAGCGGGTGGCGCTGGCGCTGTTCCTGGCGCGGCTGCCGCGCACGCTGCCCCTGATGCTGCGCGAGCGGGTCTCGCCGGTGCGGGCGCTGCAACTGGCGGGCATCGACGAGAACACGGCGCTATACCTGGACACCTGCCGGGCCCTGGCGCGCGAGTATGGGGTGTACCTGTGCTGCGGCTCGGCGCCCATGCCCCGCTACGAGCGCTCAGGGACTGGCCTGCGCCGGGTGCCGGGGGTGCTGACCAACCAGACGGTGCTGCTGGACCCGCAGGGCGAACTGATCGGCACCGCCGACAAGGTGCACCTCACCCCGGACGAGGAGGCGGGCGGCGTGGACCTGAGCCCGGGGCGGCTGGACGAGTTGCGGGTGTTTCCCACCCCGGCGGGCGACCTGGGCGTGGCGATCAGCCTTGACGCCTTCCGGGCCGATGTGATTGGCCGCCTGGAAGCGCAGGGCTGCACGGTGCTGCTGCAACCCGACGCCAACGGCTCGCCCTGGACCGCCCGCGAGGGGCTACCGCCGGACCCGGACGACGTGCGCGACCAGCCCGTGGCGTGGCTGGAAAGCAGCTGGCAGGTCACCGCCACCAGCCCGCAGATTCGCTACGCGGTCAATCCGATGGTGGTGGGCAACCTGCTGGACCTGACCTTCGACGGCCAGAGCGCGATCACTGGCCCGGCCGAGGAGGCCCCCGCGCCCCGCAGCTACGTGATGACCGAGCCGCGCCCCGGCTTTCTGGCCCTGGCCCCCTGGGTGGGGGAAGGCCCGCACGACCAGCTGCGCATCCTGGGCACCCAGCGCGCGGCGGGCAGCGGCCACCCCGACGAAAACGCCTATCACACCGGCGTGCTGAGCGCCGACCTGACCTTGCCCCCCCTGACGCGGCCTGAACCGCCAGCCACCCCCCACGAGGAGGCCCTGCGCGCCCTGCTGCGCGGCGAGGCGCAGCTGCCCCGCCCGTGGCCGGCGTGGCTGCCCCTCTTGCTGGGTCTTGGGGCGCTGCTGCTCTGGCGGCGCAGGCGTTGACAAGGTGGGCGCGTGCTCATATACTTCCCCTCGCGCTTAAGGACACCTGACAGCGCGCCCCACCACACAGGGGGGGTTGGCCGAGTGGTTGAAGGCAACGGTCTTGAAAACCGTAGTAGGGCAACCTACCGGGGGTTCGAATCCCTCACCCCTCGCCAAACATGACAATGCATGGCCTCATGGAGAGGTGGGTGAGCGGCTTAAACCAAGCGTTTGCTAAACGCTCGTACGCCTTAAAAGTGTACCGCGGGTTCGAATCCCGCCCTCTCCGCCAAGCAGTGCCAAGTGTGTGCCCGTAGCTCAGCTGGATAGAGCGTCTGACTACGGATCAGAAGGCCAGGAGTTCGAATCTCTTCGGGCACGCCAAAGAAAACCCCGCCGCAAGGTGGGGTTTTTGCTTGTTGCCGGCTGGTGGCTGTGCGGGGGTGGCACGGGCGCATAAAGGGCACCACTCGGGGGCGGCCCGGGACACGGCAAGGCCCCGGGCCATCTCGGGGCAGAAGGGGGATTCAACCAGGGCAGTTGCCCTGTCAGGCTTGGAGGGCACGCACCTCCGCTGTCCAGAGAGGGGCCATGAATGCGGTCCAACCCTGCACGCCCTGCCCAAAATAGCCTCCCCTTGAATTTATTCGTTACAACGATTATCCTTTGCACAACCGAAGGAGGAAGGAGCCCACATGCCCACCCACCCCCCTACACCCCCAGCCGTGCTGGAGCACCAGCTGTATCTGGCCCTGCAGGTGCTGGGCCTGCGCCTGAAAGACGACATCGAACAGCTGTTCAAGCACGAAGGCCTGAGCACGACCCAGTTCAATGTGCTGCGCATCCTGCGCGGCGCGGGCGGACAAGCCCTGACCTGCGGGGCCATTGCCGACCAATTGCTGAACCGCGACCCTGACGTGACGCGCCTGCTGGACCGCATGGAAAAGCAGGGCCTGATTGAGCGGGCCCGCAGCGACCAGGACCGCCGCGTGCTCCTGACCCGCCTTTCGGCCCACGGGCGCGCGCTGGTGGACCGTCTGGACGAACCGCTTCTCGCCCTGCACCGTCAGCAATTTCAGGCCCTGTCGCCCCAGCAGATGGAACAGCTGCTCAGCCTGCTGCGGCAGGTAACGGCTTCTTCGGAGGTTCTCTGAGTCCCGACTGGGCACAATCGGCCCAAACAGCCGTGCTCACACCTCTCGGGACCAGACAAAGGAGGCGGTCATGACCGCCCGTTGCCACGGTTTTTTCGCACAGCGAGTGTCTCCAAAGGGGGCATTTTTCAATCTCAATGGCGTGGCGTTCCGCCAGTGCGGCTGACGGCTGCTGTGGCCGCACTGGACCGCGCCCCCGCCGTCCCTGATGCGCGTTCGCCACACCCGTCAGTCTGCCCAGAAAGGTCCGCCGCACCCCACAAAGGAGTCTGCCCATGAACCAAGCCGCTGTCCCCCTGACCACTGGCCCCCTGACGCTGGGGCCGGTCGAGCTGACCGTTGCCGACCTGCCGCGCGCCGCCGCGTTTTACCGGCAGGTGCTGGGCCTGACCGTGCTGGAGGACGGCGCGGCCACCGCCACCCTGGGGCGGCCCGGCCTGCCCCTGGTGCGGGTCAGCGCCCAGCCCGGCGCACGGCCCGCCCAGCCCACCTCCCCGGGTCTGTACCACCTCGCGCTGCTGCTGCCCACCCGCGCCGATCTGGCCCGCTGGGTGCAGCACGCCGCGTCTCTGGGGGTGCGCCTGGGCCAGAGTGATCACCTGGTGAGCGAGGCCTTTTACCTGCACGACCCCGATGGCCACGGCATTGAGGTCTACCGTGACCGGCCCCGCAGCGAGTGGCGCTGGACCGGCGGACAGGTGCAGATGGCCGGCGATCCCATTGACCTGCCGGGCCTGCTGGCCGAGCCGGATGCCCAGCGCCCCTTCGCCGGTCTGCCCGAGGGCACCTCGGTGGGCCACGTGCACCTGCGGGTGACGGACCTGGGGGACACCGAGGCCTTTTACCGGGGCGTGCTGGGCTTTGACGTGGTGTCGCGCTGGCCCGGGGCGCTGTTTGTCTCGGTGGGCGGCTACCACCACCATTTCGGCCTGAACACGTGGCAGAGTGCCGGGGGCCGCCCGGCCCCACAGGACCGCAGCCAGCTGGTGCGCGTGAACCTGGGTCTGCCGGACCCCAAGGACCTGGACGCCCTGGCTGGCCGCCTGCACGCCGTGCAGCAGGCGTTTACGCGCGACGCCGCGCACCTTGACGTGCGCGACCCTTCCGGCAACGCCCTGCGCTTTTCCATGGCGCCGGCCTGACGCGGCGAGCGGCCGTCACCGGGAGCCCTCGGGGAGAGGCCGGTTGGGCCACGTGATCTGCAGAGGGCTGGTCAGCGGTGGGGCAATCATCCAGCGCACCGGGCGCGCGGCGCCGTGGTGGCGGTGTGCGGGACCCTGCGCCCGCGAACGAGAGGGCATGGCGGCGGCCAGGGGCGCTTTAGCGAAGGGCGGGGCTGTGCGCCCGCGCCTCCTGAAGCAGCTCGGACAACCGGGACAAACACCGGCTGTACTTCTTGGCATACGCCCCGTGCCGGTAGGTATCGATAAACAGCCCCCCCAGCCCCTGCCCCGTGAACGCCGCTGGCAGCCCCAGGTCATAGAGCTTGTCAATAAAGTGCACGAAGCGCAGGGCCACGTTCTGGTCGGGCATGGCAATCAGGTCGGTCACGCCCACGGCGCCCACACCCTGCAGCAGCCGGGCAAAACGGCTGGGGTGCACGTTCAGCAGGTGGCGGCTCAGCTCGCGGTGGCTGATCCGGGCCAGGGCCACGGGGTTTTGCCGCGCTTCCCAGGCGGCATATTCGGCCGCGCTGAGGGTGTCTTCGGGGCGCACGCCGCGCTGGCGGTAGTCCGGGCCGTCAATGCGCCAGGTGTCAAAGCGGCTGGCAATGCCCTGAATCTGCCGCTGAAAGTCTGCAGCGTTAAAGCGGCCCTGACCCAGCGCGCCGGGCTCGGTGTTGCTGGTGGCAATCACGCTGGTGCCCCCCGGCATCAGCTGGCCCAGAAAGGTGTTGGCCATGTGGGTGTTGCCGGGGTCGTCCAGCTCGAATTCGTCGATCAGCAGCAGGTCGTGTTGCCGAAAGGCGTCCACCGCCCGCGTCATGCCCAGGGCGCCAATGATGTACATCAGGTCCTGAAAGCTCATCAGGGCGGCGGTGCCCTGCGCGGCGTGCCACGCGCTGGCCAGCAGGTGCGTTTTGCCCACGCCAAAGCCGCCGTCCAGGTACAGCCCCCGGCCCTCGGGTTTTGCGCGGCGAAACAGCCGGAAGCCCCCGGGCCGCACCTGGGCACCTTTCAGGAACGCCTGCACCGCCGTGCGTGCCTCGGCCTGGCTGGGGTAGTCGGGGTTGGGATGGTAGGTCTCGAAGCGCACCTGCGCGTAGCGCGGACTGGGGGCCAGTTCGGCCGTCAGGTCGCCCGGGTTGGGCACCGGGTTGCGGGCCGTAAGGTCAATCACGCCCAGCCGCTCACTTGTGCACGTCCAGTTCAACCTTGAAGTTGCCCCGGCGCGTTTCGTTCACCACGCGCTTGAAATCAATGCGGCCCAGGCCCTCGGCGCTCAGGCTGTCGCCCTCGCGGATCTCGCTGCTGGCCCGTGCGGGGCTGCCGTTCAGGCGCACCTTGCCGCCGTCAATGCCCTGCTGAAAATACGCGCGGCTGACCCCAAAGCCCTTGGCGCCCACCACGTCCACCCGCATGGAGGGCACCACCACCTCGCGCACCTTGCTGCCCCGGCCGGCGCTCTCGCCCACCGGTTCCACGTCCACCGGGCGCCCGCCCAGTTCGGTCAGCTCGGCCAGGGTCTGCGCGGCCTTGCCGGTGGCGGCCACCAGAAAGGCGCCGCGTTCTTCCCGCACGTCGCCCAGTTGCTCGTCTTTCAGGCCCAGCCGCTTGAGATGCACGCCGAAATCCTGCAGGTCCCAGCCGGGGCCGC
The DNA window shown above is from Deinococcus multiflagellatus and carries:
- a CDS encoding GGDEF domain-containing protein, translating into MRPSPRRFLPDLAARRAACPVLGGGTLDRRLLSTHVLVVVLGAMLLKLASMPMDAFEHATLAVTCALVVGLLAVTALTRAPLQVLHGLLLAVAWSYVLSQLWHVLFRVPEQGQLQALGTLGPWAAVTLASHLWMLGRRDSLPLSVLALGSTAALLAAYVLQVPGAAQQPVVGATLQLLLAGAVMLVGQHTTARRVTADLRRDLLGDGQAERDALTGLPGNAAMKRWLDGAVARRPEGLGVVVIALDAPVPGAGGPGDARRLAHVARVLQGALRDEDMLGYLSDDQLVLALRAADARSARALCERLRLRVASRPVDGHNVTVTMGLAFYDDHRSGLSLLREAEDTCLSLQREGSNRVALGPLPAHDEQPTSDLRVQPSPA
- the pxpA gene encoding 5-oxoprolinase subunit PxpA, whose translation is MPMDLNADLGEGSAHEEAVMAAVTSANIACGGHAGDLETMRDSLRLAARFGVAAGAHPGFPDREGFGRRAMTFAPADVTAFVRDQIEALKAVAAREGVALAHVKPHGMLYNMAATDPALARAIAQAAADAGLPLYFGLAGAQSVMLREAQALGLTALGEGFADRGYAPDGQLWPRSQPGALLPHAQAVAQGVRLATQGHALAVSGEVVAVPAQTLCLHGDGAEAAELARDLRAALEAAGVQVTPPLPRA
- a CDS encoding 5-oxoprolinase subunit C family protein; translated protein: MAEPAQPSRALVVLRPGLQTTVQDAGRRARALGVPGGGAADSTARRLGNALVGNPATVAGLELTLLGPALRFEAPALVSLCGAPFGATLDGIPLPLWRAVAVQAGQTLDVRGTPAGLRAFLAVRGGLDGQEVFGSRATDPRSGFGGLEGRALRAGDRLTWGAAALAPAPRALPSPEVRTPFGPHHRLRVLPTPDLTPALEGHLCGPVFTVAPQADRMGVRLTEAVPAPHDPTRPSVPNVPGLVQLPPDGRPILLLPDAGTHGGYPSPLVVIQADQPRLGQLRPGDTLQFEAVPLAVARQALMAQEQALRQAETALRLHFASV
- a CDS encoding 5-oxoprolinase subunit B family protein, producing the protein MSAPTFEPLGDAALVVRTPAARALLARLWRQPPPGLLDAAPALGQVTLLFDPLHTDAARLEQVVRSAYSTLTAEAAPPARELTLPVTFSGPDLPWCAAHAGLSEAALVEALCALTFEVAFLGFTPGFAFLTGLPPALQMPRLAAPREQVPAGSVALGGPWAGVYPRATPGGWRLVGHTAFQAFDLSRPEPVPWRAGDRVRLEAQRG
- a CDS encoding nitrilase-related carbon-nitrogen hydrolase, with the protein product MRSRIVRAVAVQPQWHASDFVSAPRFRQWLRAQLDAARPHLAPDRPNLVVLTELNGLPLVLRGGGWALRLGTFQRVALALFLARLPRTLPLMLRERVSPVRALQLAGIDENTALYLDTCRALAREYGVYLCCGSAPMPRYERSGTGLRRVPGVLTNQTVLLDPQGELIGTADKVHLTPDEEAGGVDLSPGRLDELRVFPTPAGDLGVAISLDAFRADVIGRLEAQGCTVLLQPDANGSPWTAREGLPPDPDDVRDQPVAWLESSWQVTATSPQIRYAVNPMVVGNLLDLTFDGQSAITGPAEEAPAPRSYVMTEPRPGFLALAPWVGEGPHDQLRILGTQRAAGSGHPDENAYHTGVLSADLTLPPLTRPEPPATPHEEALRALLRGEAQLPRPWPAWLPLLLGLGALLLWRRRR
- a CDS encoding MarR family winged helix-turn-helix transcriptional regulator encodes the protein MPTHPPTPPAVLEHQLYLALQVLGLRLKDDIEQLFKHEGLSTTQFNVLRILRGAGGQALTCGAIADQLLNRDPDVTRLLDRMEKQGLIERARSDQDRRVLLTRLSAHGRALVDRLDEPLLALHRQQFQALSPQQMEQLLSLLRQVTASSEVL
- a CDS encoding VOC family protein, translating into MNQAAVPLTTGPLTLGPVELTVADLPRAAAFYRQVLGLTVLEDGAATATLGRPGLPLVRVSAQPGARPAQPTSPGLYHLALLLPTRADLARWVQHAASLGVRLGQSDHLVSEAFYLHDPDGHGIEVYRDRPRSEWRWTGGQVQMAGDPIDLPGLLAEPDAQRPFAGLPEGTSVGHVHLRVTDLGDTEAFYRGVLGFDVVSRWPGALFVSVGGYHHHFGLNTWQSAGGRPAPQDRSQLVRVNLGLPDPKDLDALAGRLHAVQQAFTRDAAHLDVRDPSGNALRFSMAPA
- the zapE gene encoding cell division protein ZapE, encoding MIDLTARNPVPNPGDLTAELAPSPRYAQVRFETYHPNPDYPSQAEARTAVQAFLKGAQVRPGGFRLFRRAKPEGRGLYLDGGFGVGKTHLLASAWHAAQGTAALMSFQDLMYIIGALGMTRAVDAFRQHDLLLIDEFELDDPGNTHMANTFLGQLMPGGTSVIATSNTEPGALGQGRFNAADFQRQIQGIASRFDTWRIDGPDYRQRGVRPEDTLSAAEYAAWEARQNPVALARISHRELSRHLLNVHPSRFARLLQGVGAVGVTDLIAMPDQNVALRFVHFIDKLYDLGLPAAFTGQGLGGLFIDTYRHGAYAKKYSRCLSRLSELLQEARAHSPALR
- a CDS encoding S4 domain-containing protein → MNTALPTLIAQARGGRVVRTPFLNGDDIDRRLLGGDDLQHKIAGGFPDARRVVLTLYPAHIPEVDSGVAVYRVTPEPGGPGWDLQDFGVHLKRLGLKDEQLGDVREERGAFLVAATGKAAQTLAELTELGGRPVDVEPVGESAGRGSKVREVVVPSMRVDVVGAKGFGVSRAYFQQGIDGGKVRLNGSPARASSEIREGDSLSAEGLGRIDFKRVVNETRRGNFKVELDVHK